A portion of the Candidatus Binataceae bacterium genome contains these proteins:
- a CDS encoding Gfo/Idh/MocA family oxidoreductase, whose protein sequence is MDDGRGDAAALERRLRAVAVVGLGYWGPNWVRNFCQLRAARRVIACDLDRARCEHVAALYPGVETSPRFEDVLEDPEVEGVVVATPVSRHYPMARRALEADKAVLVEKPLAMAPAEAAELVRLARERGRVLMAGHTFEYSAPVLKLHQIISSGELGEIFYVSSIRANLGLFQHDVNVVWDLATHDISIILMLMGRMPEAVSCHGQSHYRGGVEDVALLALHFARNVIAFVHVSWLDPNKIRRTTIVGSRKMLVYDDTAPQEKIRIYDKGVDVHRYYDTFGEFQFSYRYGDIQIPRIEEAEPLKSECEHFAECIRNAATPRTDGLSGLRVVSVLHAANVSLRSGGRKVAVESALGA, encoded by the coding sequence TTGGACGACGGGCGCGGCGACGCGGCGGCGCTCGAGCGGCGGCTGCGCGCGGTGGCGGTGGTCGGGCTCGGCTACTGGGGTCCCAACTGGGTGCGCAACTTTTGCCAGCTGCGCGCGGCCCGACGCGTCATCGCCTGCGACCTCGACCGCGCGCGCTGCGAGCACGTCGCGGCTCTCTATCCGGGGGTCGAAACCTCGCCGCGCTTCGAGGACGTGCTCGAAGACCCCGAGGTCGAGGGCGTGGTGGTCGCGACCCCGGTCAGCCGCCATTATCCGATGGCGCGCCGCGCGCTCGAAGCGGATAAGGCGGTGCTGGTCGAAAAGCCGCTGGCGATGGCGCCGGCGGAGGCCGCCGAGCTGGTGCGGCTGGCGCGCGAGCGCGGGCGCGTGTTGATGGCGGGGCATACGTTCGAGTACAGCGCGCCCGTGCTCAAGCTGCACCAGATTATCTCGTCGGGCGAGCTCGGCGAGATCTTCTACGTGAGCTCGATCCGCGCCAACCTCGGGCTCTTCCAGCACGACGTCAACGTGGTGTGGGACCTCGCCACCCATGACATCTCGATCATCCTGATGCTGATGGGGCGGATGCCCGAGGCGGTGAGCTGCCACGGGCAGAGCCACTACCGCGGCGGAGTCGAGGACGTGGCGCTGCTCGCGCTGCACTTCGCGCGCAACGTGATCGCGTTCGTCCACGTGAGCTGGCTCGACCCCAACAAGATCCGCCGCACCACCATCGTCGGCTCGCGCAAGATGCTGGTGTACGACGACACCGCGCCGCAGGAAAAGATCCGCATCTACGACAAGGGCGTCGACGTCCATCGCTACTACGACACTTTCGGCGAGTTCCAGTTCTCCTACCGCTATGGCGACATCCAGATCCCGCGCATCGAGGAGGCCGAGCCGCTCAAGAGCGAGTGCGAGCACTTCGCCGAGTGCATCCGCAACGCGGCCACACCGCGTACCGACGGCCTGTCGGGCCTGCGCGTGGTCAGCGTGCTGCACGCAGCCAACGTCTCGCTGCGCAGCGGCGGGCGCAAGGTGGCGGTGGAAAGCGCGCTCGGGGCCTGA
- a CDS encoding TadE/TadG family type IV pilus assembly protein yields the protein MLRLRKMTKGQSMVELALVLPTLALLLVVVADFARVFYLSIAVANAARAGVAYGSQSLLKAIQFDSIQQAALNDGQNIAGLTATASDVCMCNGAVVACSPAACAQPQTYVQVTTRTTFHTLLNYPGVPSTIPISYTAMMEVRP from the coding sequence ATGCTTCGTCTGCGCAAAATGACCAAAGGGCAGAGCATGGTCGAGCTCGCCCTGGTTCTGCCTACGCTCGCGCTGCTGCTGGTGGTGGTGGCGGACTTCGCGCGCGTGTTCTACCTCTCGATCGCGGTGGCCAACGCGGCGCGCGCCGGCGTGGCGTACGGCTCCCAGAGCCTGCTTAAGGCGATCCAGTTCGATAGCATCCAACAGGCCGCGCTCAACGACGGCCAGAATATCGCCGGGCTTACGGCGACCGCGTCCGACGTCTGCATGTGCAATGGCGCGGTGGTAGCGTGCAGCCCCGCGGCCTGCGCGCAGCCGCAGACCTACGTCCAGGTCACGACCCGCACAACCTTCCATACGCTGCTCAACTACCCCGGCGTCCCCTCCACGATTCCGATCAGCTACACCGCGATGATGGAGGTCAGGCCGTGA
- a CDS encoding VWA domain-containing protein, whose product MARKPVKPRRLYIPTVPAGAAWIESDSYDRRAWSEIGMGSAALGELVEAGRRLVPHFDTLLGDLFFALFKYNIVWLKADAVRKSALLNHTILRELLATPAFAALKERTALEEDKAAIAALALAERALELVRSERLLNRRELLDLWDLHHQEEDLAARAEELKQVEQTLKPADSEGAPDEELRKKLEQLKEAAERAAQVSEARLNQKARQVEEQISNAERGELRRMEVKSFELAQEIDRVAQDSHDFSLEFGQGGRLSAGERLELGRHLARNRKLGELARLVGRFKQDARALRRKTLERGVAETYDVERGAELGQLIPSELLGLLNPALKRDFGRRLLEGELLQYRLREEEQKGKGPMVVCVDVSSSMQGDKELWAKAVCLTLMDIARRQRRLFRAVLFSSGPQSLRVLDLNSERRYQPELSRVMELAEYFPGGGTDFQQPLDAAVELIAHKRLKRADIVIITDGESQVAPQWLAELRRRKEELQFSIFAVLVDIGSSELSTLAQFSDRVSSVKQLSAADTREIFLKI is encoded by the coding sequence ATGGCCAGGAAGCCGGTCAAGCCCAGACGCCTGTATATCCCGACCGTGCCCGCCGGCGCGGCGTGGATCGAGAGCGACAGCTACGACCGCCGCGCCTGGAGCGAGATCGGGATGGGCTCGGCGGCGCTCGGCGAGCTGGTCGAGGCGGGGCGGCGGCTGGTGCCGCACTTCGACACGCTGCTTGGCGATCTTTTCTTCGCGCTGTTCAAATACAACATCGTCTGGCTGAAAGCCGACGCCGTGCGCAAGAGCGCGCTGCTCAACCATACGATCCTGCGCGAGCTGCTCGCCACGCCCGCCTTCGCCGCGCTCAAGGAGCGCACCGCGCTCGAAGAGGACAAGGCGGCGATCGCGGCGCTGGCGCTCGCCGAGCGCGCGCTCGAACTGGTGCGCTCGGAACGGCTGCTCAACCGCCGCGAGCTGCTCGACCTCTGGGACCTCCACCATCAGGAGGAAGACCTCGCTGCGCGCGCCGAGGAGCTCAAACAGGTCGAGCAGACGCTCAAACCCGCCGACTCCGAAGGCGCGCCCGACGAGGAGCTCAGGAAGAAGCTTGAACAGCTCAAGGAGGCGGCGGAGCGCGCCGCCCAGGTCTCCGAGGCGCGGCTCAACCAGAAGGCGCGCCAGGTCGAAGAGCAGATCTCCAACGCCGAGCGCGGCGAGCTGCGCCGGATGGAGGTCAAGAGCTTCGAGCTCGCGCAGGAGATCGACCGCGTCGCCCAGGACAGCCACGACTTCAGCCTTGAGTTCGGCCAAGGCGGGCGGCTGTCGGCGGGCGAACGCCTGGAACTCGGTCGCCATCTGGCGCGCAACCGCAAGCTGGGCGAGCTCGCGCGCCTGGTCGGCCGCTTCAAGCAGGACGCGCGCGCACTGCGGCGCAAGACGCTCGAGCGCGGCGTCGCCGAGACCTACGACGTCGAGCGCGGCGCCGAGCTGGGGCAACTCATCCCGTCCGAACTGCTGGGCCTGCTCAATCCCGCGCTCAAACGCGACTTCGGCCGCCGCCTGCTCGAAGGCGAGCTGCTCCAATACCGCCTGCGCGAGGAGGAACAGAAGGGCAAGGGCCCGATGGTGGTGTGCGTGGACGTAAGCTCCTCGATGCAGGGCGACAAGGAGCTGTGGGCCAAGGCGGTTTGCCTGACCCTGATGGACATCGCGCGCCGCCAGCGCCGGCTCTTCCGCGCGGTGCTTTTCTCCTCTGGCCCGCAAAGTCTGCGCGTGCTCGACCTCAACAGCGAGCGGCGCTACCAGCCCGAGCTGTCGCGGGTGATGGAGCTGGCCGAGTACTTTCCTGGCGGCGGCACCGACTTTCAGCAGCCGCTCGACGCCGCGGTCGAGCTGATCGCGCACAAGCGGCTCAAGCGCGCGGATATCGTGATAATCACCGACGGCGAGTCGCAGGTGGCGCCGCAATGGCTGGCCGAGCTGCGCCGGCGCAAGGAAGAGCTGCAATTTTCGATCTTCGCGGTGCTGGTCGATATCGGCTCGAGCGAGCTGTCCACGCTCGCTCAGTTCAGCGACCGCGTAAGCTCGGTCAAGCAGCTCAGCGCCGCCGACACCCGCGAGATCTTCCTGAAGATCTGA
- a CDS encoding TadG family pilus assembly protein produces the protein MMLASVALVALLGMAALAVDVGNLWTIRRRMQSAADAAAMAGVDALTMGESGSDLVSAAKYGAQQNGFQDGSTSSTSSSAVSVTVENPPTSGSYQGLASAVRVTVLQSQPTYFMRVLGWNQVPVSASATALAVGAGSCVFSLDPGASGAITVNGNTSLSSACGIYDNSSSSTAMTVGGGGVVRSPFVGVVGQTNVNGGGTMPVAQGIPAFGDPLAWIQQPSFDSTQCPNGSFHPTSLNGTVNPGIFCGGIHLAGGANVTFNPGLYIIDGGGIQIDGGATVSGSGVTFFLTGQNTSNGSPNAYGGVNIASNATVNLSAPCTSSGGSVPGVLFFQDRSMTNGVGSTINGSSTSTFAGALYFPTTALNYSGSSGANNQFTLLISDTLNITGNTSVANGTCLNGCCLQGPLIKDASLVE, from the coding sequence ATGATGCTGGCTTCGGTCGCGCTGGTCGCCCTGTTGGGGATGGCGGCGCTGGCGGTTGACGTCGGTAATCTGTGGACCATCCGACGGCGCATGCAGAGCGCGGCGGACGCGGCGGCGATGGCGGGGGTGGACGCGCTCACGATGGGCGAGAGCGGCAGCGACCTGGTTTCGGCCGCCAAATACGGCGCCCAACAAAACGGCTTCCAGGACGGCTCCACCAGCTCGACCAGCAGCAGCGCGGTTTCCGTTACGGTGGAAAACCCCCCGACCTCGGGGAGCTACCAGGGGCTGGCGAGCGCCGTGCGGGTGACGGTCCTGCAATCACAGCCTACCTATTTCATGCGCGTGCTGGGATGGAACCAGGTACCGGTTTCTGCCAGCGCAACCGCGCTTGCAGTGGGTGCGGGCTCGTGCGTGTTCAGCCTCGACCCCGGCGCCTCGGGGGCGATTACGGTCAACGGTAACACCAGTCTAAGCTCGGCCTGCGGCATCTACGACAACTCCAGCAGTTCGACGGCGATGACCGTGGGCGGCGGCGGGGTCGTGAGATCTCCCTTCGTCGGTGTGGTGGGGCAAACCAACGTCAACGGCGGCGGCACGATGCCGGTGGCGCAGGGAATCCCCGCTTTTGGCGATCCGCTGGCATGGATCCAGCAACCTTCGTTCGATTCCACGCAGTGTCCCAACGGCAGTTTTCATCCAACTTCGCTCAACGGGACGGTGAATCCGGGAATCTTCTGCGGCGGCATTCACCTCGCCGGCGGCGCCAACGTGACCTTCAACCCCGGCCTTTACATTATCGATGGCGGCGGGATCCAGATTGACGGCGGCGCCACGGTTTCCGGCTCGGGAGTGACTTTCTTCCTCACCGGCCAGAACACCTCGAACGGCAGCCCCAACGCGTACGGTGGGGTCAATATCGCGAGCAACGCGACGGTGAACCTGAGCGCGCCCTGCACCTCGAGCGGCGGCTCGGTTCCGGGGGTGCTGTTCTTCCAGGACCGCTCGATGACTAACGGCGTGGGCAGCACGATCAACGGCAGCTCGACGTCAACCTTCGCCGGCGCGCTCTATTTTCCGACCACCGCGCTCAACTACAGCGGCAGTAGCGGCGCCAACAACCAGTTTACACTGCTGATTTCCGACACTTTGAACATTACCGGCAACACTTCAGTCGCAAACGGAACCTGCCTCAACGGATGCTGTCTCCAGGGGCCGCTGATCAAGGATGCCTCGCTGGTCGAATAG
- a CDS encoding MFS transporter produces MPSAQTRATGGSAPNAAAAPLATTPNHVWGLFSMAWAHFLNDGGSNYLPAVLPAILIALDIRLALVGVVMSALLIGQALQPACGWIADRVGGRAFVIAGVTLSTVAGALVGIVPGYYSLLGVLLLVGMGSAIFHPQALAAVREMSTRRQGLYISIFLIGGELGRGLWPMVAALAVEYFGLRGLLLLALPTILTMPLIVHELPRLRARPSEPAHRAHINANFWPLVSVVAYSSTRAVVMYSLTTFLPLLWKEQGGSLVGGASLITTLLTVGVLGNLGGGHLSDHFSRKSVVIGATALSAVFLGLYLLTGGLMQWLILGVLGITIFSTFPLQILIAQDLLPDNRALGSGLALGFSNGIGAGAMIPLGPLAAHWSIPAVLWLNVGLTLLALALALALPATGPRPE; encoded by the coding sequence ATGCCGAGCGCACAAACGAGGGCGACGGGTGGCTCCGCGCCGAACGCCGCCGCCGCGCCGCTGGCGACGACGCCCAATCACGTCTGGGGGCTGTTCTCGATGGCGTGGGCGCACTTCCTCAACGACGGCGGCTCCAACTACTTGCCCGCGGTGCTGCCGGCGATCCTGATCGCGCTCGACATCCGGCTCGCGTTGGTGGGCGTCGTGATGTCGGCGCTGCTCATCGGGCAGGCGCTGCAGCCGGCGTGCGGATGGATTGCCGACCGCGTCGGCGGCCGCGCCTTCGTAATCGCCGGCGTTACGCTCAGCACCGTCGCCGGCGCGCTGGTCGGAATTGTCCCCGGCTACTACAGCCTGCTTGGGGTGCTGTTGCTGGTCGGGATGGGCAGCGCGATCTTCCATCCCCAGGCGCTCGCCGCCGTGCGCGAGATGTCAACCCGGCGCCAGGGATTGTACATCTCGATTTTTCTGATCGGCGGCGAACTGGGGCGCGGTCTGTGGCCGATGGTGGCGGCGTTGGCCGTGGAGTACTTCGGGCTGCGCGGTCTTCTGTTGCTTGCGCTTCCGACGATCCTGACGATGCCGCTGATCGTCCATGAGCTGCCGCGGTTGCGCGCGCGCCCCAGCGAGCCGGCCCATCGCGCGCACATCAACGCCAACTTCTGGCCGTTGGTCAGCGTGGTCGCCTACTCGAGCACGCGCGCGGTTGTGATGTACAGTCTGACCACCTTCCTGCCGCTGCTATGGAAAGAGCAGGGCGGCTCGCTGGTGGGGGGCGCCTCGCTGATCACGACCCTGCTCACCGTGGGTGTGCTCGGCAATCTCGGCGGCGGCCATCTGTCCGACCATTTCAGCCGCAAGTCGGTGGTTATCGGTGCTACCGCCCTCTCGGCGGTCTTCCTTGGCCTCTACCTGCTTACCGGCGGACTGATGCAATGGCTTATCCTGGGTGTTCTCGGGATCACGATTTTCTCCACCTTCCCGCTCCAGATCCTGATCGCGCAGGACCTTCTGCCTGACAATCGCGCGCTCGGCTCGGGGCTGGCGCTCGGGTTCTCGAACGGGATTGGGGCGGGCGCGATGATACCGCTGGGGCCGCTCGCCGCCCATTGGAGCATCCCGGCCGTGCTTTGGCTCAACGTGGGACTGACGCTACTCGCCCTCGCGCTGGCGCTTGCCCTTCCGGCAACCGGTCCACGTCCCGAGTAG
- the hrcA gene encoding heat-inducible transcriptional repressor HrcA: MKRWHLTRGGKRRANDSMDSSTSHSDLSRRQRAVLFATVQEFIATAEPVGSHQIAARYPLGVRAAMVRNLMSELEHGGYLRQPHTSAGRVPTERAFRYYVDQVMPVRRIGFEDRAHIELAYSAGPRELSEVMRETSRLLSLLTGQAALVMAPRLESARLERVDFVRLREREVLAIFVAAAGGAHHRLVQTDDDHRPEELERMARYLNEALKGRTLEQAQAWIEERLRADRARYDRFMRTALMLGGAAAERLADAELYVEGSAKAAEQPEFADRNRLRDLLRALEDRSALLELLERSLAHGGLTVSIGSENIDARLASLSVVAASYESGAMPLGSVAVVGPMRMDYERVIPLVDYTARTLSRLLDS; encoded by the coding sequence TTGAAACGCTGGCATCTGACGCGTGGCGGCAAGCGCCGCGCCAATGATTCGATGGACAGCTCGACCTCACACAGCGACCTCTCACGCCGCCAGCGCGCGGTGCTGTTCGCGACCGTGCAGGAGTTTATCGCAACCGCCGAGCCCGTCGGGTCGCATCAGATCGCCGCGCGCTATCCGCTCGGCGTGCGCGCCGCGATGGTGCGCAACCTGATGTCCGAGCTGGAGCATGGCGGCTATCTCCGTCAGCCGCACACCTCGGCCGGACGCGTGCCCACCGAGCGCGCCTTTCGCTACTACGTCGATCAGGTGATGCCGGTCAGGCGGATCGGTTTCGAGGACCGCGCGCATATCGAGCTCGCCTATTCGGCCGGCCCGCGCGAGCTCAGCGAGGTGATGCGCGAAACGTCGCGCCTGCTGTCGCTGCTTACCGGCCAGGCCGCGCTGGTGATGGCGCCGCGGCTGGAGAGCGCGCGCCTGGAGCGGGTGGACTTCGTGCGCCTGCGCGAGCGCGAGGTGCTCGCGATTTTCGTCGCGGCCGCCGGCGGCGCGCACCATCGCCTGGTCCAGACCGACGACGACCACCGCCCCGAGGAGCTCGAGCGGATGGCGCGTTATCTCAACGAGGCGCTCAAGGGGCGCACGCTGGAGCAGGCGCAGGCGTGGATCGAGGAGCGGCTGCGCGCCGATCGCGCCCGTTACGATCGCTTCATGCGCACGGCGCTGATGCTGGGCGGGGCAGCCGCCGAACGACTCGCGGACGCCGAGCTTTACGTCGAGGGCAGCGCCAAGGCGGCCGAGCAGCCGGAGTTCGCCGATCGCAACCGCCTGCGCGACCTGCTGCGCGCGCTCGAGGATCGCAGCGCCCTGCTCGAGCTGCTCGAGCGCAGCCTCGCGCACGGCGGCCTGACCGTGTCGATCGGTTCGGAGAATATCGACGCCCGCCTCGCCAGCCTCAGCGTGGTCGCCGCCTCCTATGAAAGCGGCGCGATGCCGCTCGGCAGCGTGGCGGTAGTCGGCCCGATGCGGATGGACTACGAGCGGGTGATCCCGCTGGTGGATTACACCGCGCGCACGCTTTCGCGCCTGCTCGATTCCTAG
- a CDS encoding TadE/TadG family type IV pilus assembly protein, whose translation MSWKKAMRSPRRRGGGARGQAAVEFALVALPCLTLLFAVTSFGYALYTYSFVSSAARNAVRYAIVHGSHSLSPATSTAITNYVKNQLQGLSASDLSVTSCWNPQSGTCPGPSGNNDPGKVVSVTVTYNFQPLFGMPAVTLPLTSSSQMVIAY comes from the coding sequence GTGAGCTGGAAGAAAGCGATGAGGAGCCCGCGGCGCAGGGGCGGCGGCGCGCGCGGGCAGGCGGCGGTCGAGTTCGCGCTCGTCGCACTCCCGTGTCTGACCCTGCTGTTCGCCGTCACCTCATTCGGGTATGCGCTCTACACCTATAGCTTCGTCTCCAGTGCGGCGCGCAACGCCGTGCGCTATGCGATCGTGCATGGTTCGCACAGCCTTTCCCCGGCGACGTCGACGGCCATCACGAACTACGTCAAGAACCAGTTGCAGGGGTTGAGCGCGAGCGATTTGAGCGTGACTTCCTGCTGGAATCCGCAGAGCGGCACCTGCCCCGGACCTTCGGGCAATAACGATCCGGGGAAAGTCGTAAGCGTCACGGTGACCTACAACTTTCAGCCGCTGTTCGGGATGCCAGCTGTCACACTCCCGCTGACCAGCAGCTCGCAGATGGTGATCGCCTACTAG
- a CDS encoding polysaccharide biosynthesis/export family protein codes for MRGQLPARYEDETQAHEMRGAVLCWPAWLAAAALMLVGCAGSAAHGDLAGARADALSPEQCLNNAAVQSAALHPAPTDPRSYRIQPGDQLEIDFYLDPEFNDQVAVDPDGKIQLRMVGAIPAAGLTPTQLAQEIDKAYSTELRSPNAVVNVKNMPARQIYVEGQVTRPGSFPLQPGMTALQALAEAGGVTPDAADDSVVLIRRDACGRPTGQRIDLASAADGASSAEDVGLMPYDILVVPRSRIANMDLFVQHYIRGLLPIEPYLSFPGPPL; via the coding sequence ATGAGAGGTCAGTTGCCCGCTCGTTACGAGGATGAAACGCAAGCGCATGAGATGCGCGGTGCCGTGCTGTGCTGGCCCGCCTGGCTGGCGGCGGCGGCGCTGATGCTCGTCGGATGCGCCGGTTCGGCAGCACATGGCGACCTTGCCGGTGCCCGGGCGGACGCGCTCTCGCCTGAACAGTGCCTGAACAATGCCGCCGTGCAATCGGCCGCGCTCCACCCCGCACCAACCGACCCCCGCTCGTATCGTATCCAGCCCGGCGATCAGCTCGAGATCGACTTTTACCTCGATCCTGAATTCAACGACCAGGTCGCGGTCGATCCCGACGGCAAGATCCAGCTGCGCATGGTGGGCGCCATTCCGGCGGCCGGCCTGACCCCGACTCAACTCGCACAGGAGATCGACAAGGCGTACTCGACCGAACTGCGCTCGCCCAACGCCGTGGTCAACGTCAAGAATATGCCCGCGCGCCAGATCTACGTCGAAGGCCAGGTCACCCGGCCCGGCTCCTTCCCGCTCCAGCCCGGGATGACCGCTCTGCAGGCGCTGGCGGAGGCCGGCGGGGTCACTCCTGACGCGGCCGACGACAGCGTGGTGCTGATCCGGCGCGACGCCTGCGGACGTCCCACCGGCCAGCGCATCGATCTGGCCAGCGCCGCCGACGGCGCGAGCAGCGCCGAAGACGTTGGCCTGATGCCCTACGACATCCTGGTCGTTCCGCGCAGCCGAATCGCCAACATGGACCTCTTCGTCCAGCACTATATCCGCGGCCTGCTGCCGATCGAGCCGTACCTGTCGTTCCCCGGACCGCCACTGTGA
- a CDS encoding SMP-30/gluconolactonase/LRE family protein has protein sequence MQFETLAWGYGLLEGPRTDEHNRLYFSDVRVGGVFRRAPDGGIETLIPGRTFVGGIALCEDGGIVVTGASLAKWDSRSAQLTDIFAHWEGKPLFGLNDLTVDAYGSIWTGSFGMDITKFDFTSKPPPGALFRIDPPDAVTMLYEGIEVTNGLGFSPDGRLLYHCDTTTRAVWAYDLSPERGLNGRRVFARLPEGMPDGMTVDAEGGVWVAVVGGPGELARFRADGVLRERIKVPARTVTSVAFGGPDMGDLYVVTANNSEVRDRKGTIFRARPGVAGQPVPRARF, from the coding sequence ATGCAATTTGAAACCCTTGCCTGGGGCTACGGCCTGCTCGAAGGGCCGCGCACCGACGAACACAACCGGCTTTACTTCAGCGACGTGCGCGTGGGCGGTGTCTTTCGCCGCGCGCCTGACGGCGGGATCGAAACGCTCATCCCGGGGCGCACCTTCGTCGGCGGGATCGCCCTGTGCGAGGACGGCGGAATCGTGGTGACCGGCGCAAGCCTCGCCAAATGGGATTCGCGCAGCGCGCAGCTCACCGACATCTTCGCCCACTGGGAGGGCAAGCCGCTATTCGGACTCAACGACCTGACGGTCGACGCTTACGGCAGCATCTGGACCGGCTCGTTCGGGATGGACATCACGAAGTTCGACTTCACGAGCAAGCCGCCGCCGGGCGCGCTCTTCCGCATCGACCCGCCGGACGCGGTCACCATGCTCTACGAAGGGATCGAAGTCACCAACGGGCTCGGCTTCAGCCCCGACGGGCGCCTGCTCTACCATTGCGACACCACGACTCGCGCCGTGTGGGCCTACGATTTAAGCCCCGAGCGCGGACTGAACGGGCGGCGCGTCTTCGCGCGCCTGCCCGAAGGGATGCCCGACGGGATGACGGTTGACGCGGAGGGCGGGGTGTGGGTGGCGGTGGTCGGCGGCCCGGGCGAGCTCGCGCGTTTCAGAGCGGACGGCGTGCTCCGAGAGCGGATCAAAGTACCCGCGCGCACAGTCACCAGCGTCGCGTTCGGCGGCCCCGACATGGGCGACCTTTATGTGGTCACCGCCAACAACAGCGAGGTACGCGACCGCAAGGGGACGATCTTCCGCGCGCGTCCGGGGGTTGCCGGGCAACCGGTGCCGAGGGCACGGTTCTAG
- a CDS encoding AAA family ATPase: MYHQHFGLSGPPFQFTPTPDALYLSKTHREGLAALEWGLLREPTGFTLLIGESGLGKTTLVCSLLARRYESVRAAFITNPRLSFEQLMRVALSQLAPGIGGHGKVETIESFVHLLDDLAPGERVALIIDEAQDLSAETLEELRLLSNADAAAERRLQMIFVGQPELMERLSVPRMRSLNQRIGARALLKPLTPAEVRDYIDCRLRAKGGTARKIFASAALNHLIERSRGVPRRINVLCHNAMLLGYAAGAKRVSLAMAHTAVAEYEDLLGPAYPRGASEAPAPAAERSSRWVARAALAVTALALAVLCAAYLWSAQILLASSPVHPSVAIRPAAGPKTTGPGVLLRPVAPADGAQGRLGIELATSIVPAPGRTAAPSSARATTKDATPAGADKGGAAAVSARNLIPSSVAAHLHGIRVRYGDTLSKIAARYLGSQQALQELLAVNPQLENIDLIYPGQTVYLPPVAAATAR; this comes from the coding sequence ATGTATCATCAGCACTTTGGTCTCAGCGGCCCGCCCTTCCAGTTCACGCCCACGCCCGACGCGTTGTACCTGAGCAAGACCCATCGCGAAGGGTTGGCGGCGCTTGAATGGGGCCTGCTGCGCGAACCCACTGGCTTCACACTGCTGATCGGTGAGAGCGGGCTGGGCAAGACCACGCTGGTCTGCTCGCTCCTCGCACGGCGCTACGAGAGCGTGCGCGCCGCGTTCATCACCAATCCCCGGCTGAGCTTTGAGCAGCTCATGCGGGTCGCGCTCTCGCAGCTGGCGCCAGGCATCGGAGGACACGGCAAGGTCGAAACCATCGAGAGTTTCGTGCACCTGCTCGACGATCTCGCGCCCGGTGAGCGGGTGGCGCTCATTATCGATGAGGCGCAGGACCTCAGCGCCGAGACGCTCGAGGAGCTGCGGCTGCTCTCCAATGCCGACGCCGCCGCCGAGCGTCGCCTGCAAATGATCTTCGTCGGCCAGCCCGAACTGATGGAGCGACTGTCGGTCCCGCGGATGCGCAGTCTCAACCAGCGCATCGGCGCCCGCGCGCTGCTCAAGCCGCTGACGCCGGCCGAGGTGCGCGACTATATCGATTGCCGGCTGCGCGCCAAGGGCGGCACGGCGCGCAAGATCTTCGCCTCGGCGGCACTCAACCATCTGATCGAGCGCAGCCGCGGCGTCCCGCGGCGCATCAACGTGCTCTGCCATAACGCGATGCTGCTGGGCTACGCGGCCGGCGCCAAGCGGGTCAGCCTGGCGATGGCGCACACCGCGGTTGCCGAATACGAAGATCTGCTTGGCCCCGCGTATCCGCGCGGCGCCAGCGAGGCTCCTGCTCCGGCGGCCGAGCGGTCGTCGCGATGGGTCGCGCGGGCGGCGCTGGCGGTTACCGCGCTGGCCCTCGCGGTACTGTGTGCAGCCTACCTCTGGTCGGCGCAAATTCTGCTGGCTTCCAGTCCAGTGCATCCGAGCGTAGCCATCCGGCCCGCGGCGGGACCCAAAACGACCGGCCCAGGGGTCCTGCTGCGGCCGGTGGCTCCTGCTGACGGCGCGCAAGGGCGGCTCGGGATTGAGCTCGCGACTTCGATCGTGCCTGCGCCCGGGCGGACTGCGGCGCCCTCGTCGGCCCGAGCGACGACGAAGGACGCGACGCCGGCCGGCGCGGACAAAGGCGGCGCGGCAGCGGTATCCGCCCGCAATCTCATACCCAGCTCGGTGGCGGCGCATCTGCACGGTATCCGCGTGCGCTACGGCGATACGCTGTCGAAGATTGCCGCCCGCTACCTGGGATCGCAGCAAGCGCTCCAGGAACTGCTCGCAGTGAATCCGCAACTCGAGAACATCGATCTCATCTATCCGGGGCAGACGGTTTACCTTCCGCCGGTCGCGGCGGCGACGGCCCGTTAG